In Salisediminibacterium beveridgei, one DNA window encodes the following:
- the glpA gene encoding anaerobic glycerol-3-phosphate dehydrogenase subunit GlpA gives MKQLKTSVVVIGGGVTGAGVLRDLTMRGFDCVLIEQKDLVHGTSSRNHGLLHSGARYAVRDKDAAMESYRENLILKHIAKGSVEETGGLFVKVPGDDDSYVDEWVKSCLQTGIPIEEISLTQALKEEPFINPEAEAIYRVPDGAVDPFTLVIDTVEDAVLKGATCLRYHEVKAIHEENGQITGVTAIDRYTNESVNIQTDFVVNAAGPWGERVTSLAGIEMKLINNKGTLTVLNQRINHQVINRLRMPGDADIFVPARDVTIFGTTGVNVKSPDDFSLNKEEISRMLEEGAALIPDVRKLRTIRAFSGSRPLFQEEGTNDASGRNVTRGMALIDHEERDGLKGFITITGGKLTTFRYMAEKTVDLVCEKTNQSVQCTTGQVPMHERKGELSNTLSKAADKKIATWSGIRKQAIEEQLKTARGSTIICECEQVTWAEVKASMPADQPFHLGDIRRRTRLGMGPCQGTYCHKRAAALAVEDGLASAEEAETAIMEALESRKKGMQMVDDPEAPKQKEVMNAIYHISLGIPEGGKINV, from the coding sequence ATGAAACAACTGAAAACAAGTGTTGTAGTGATTGGCGGAGGTGTCACAGGAGCCGGTGTCCTGCGGGATTTGACAATGCGAGGGTTTGATTGTGTATTGATTGAACAAAAAGATCTGGTCCATGGGACATCTTCAAGAAATCACGGCTTGCTGCATTCTGGCGCACGTTACGCGGTAAGGGATAAAGATGCTGCCATGGAGAGTTATCGGGAAAATCTGATACTGAAGCATATTGCAAAGGGATCCGTAGAAGAAACAGGTGGACTGTTTGTTAAAGTGCCCGGGGATGATGACAGCTATGTGGATGAATGGGTGAAATCCTGTCTTCAGACCGGAATACCCATCGAAGAGATTTCACTTACACAGGCACTCAAAGAAGAGCCATTTATTAATCCGGAAGCTGAAGCTATATACCGTGTACCTGATGGTGCGGTGGATCCATTTACACTGGTGATTGATACTGTGGAAGATGCGGTTTTGAAAGGAGCAACATGCCTTCGTTACCACGAAGTGAAGGCCATACACGAAGAAAATGGACAAATCACCGGAGTCACAGCGATAGACCGTTATACAAATGAATCTGTAAACATTCAGACAGATTTCGTTGTCAATGCCGCAGGTCCCTGGGGAGAGCGAGTGACTTCCTTGGCAGGAATTGAGATGAAACTGATTAATAATAAAGGAACATTGACCGTTTTAAATCAGCGCATCAATCATCAAGTGATCAACCGGTTGAGAATGCCAGGGGATGCGGATATTTTTGTCCCCGCCCGGGATGTAACAATTTTCGGTACAACCGGAGTGAATGTAAAATCACCAGACGATTTCTCATTAAATAAAGAAGAAATCAGCCGGATGCTTGAGGAAGGTGCCGCTTTGATTCCGGATGTCCGTAAACTGAGAACGATCAGAGCTTTCAGTGGCAGCAGACCACTTTTTCAAGAAGAAGGTACAAATGATGCCTCCGGACGCAATGTGACTCGAGGGATGGCTTTGATCGATCATGAAGAGCGAGATGGGTTAAAAGGGTTCATTACGATCACAGGTGGAAAATTGACGACATTTCGCTACATGGCTGAAAAAACCGTAGATCTTGTCTGTGAAAAGACCAATCAATCGGTTCAATGTACAACCGGCCAAGTACCGATGCATGAACGAAAAGGAGAACTGTCAAATACTCTCTCTAAAGCGGCAGATAAAAAAATAGCTACTTGGTCCGGTATTCGTAAACAGGCCATTGAAGAACAACTCAAAACTGCACGGGGCAGCACAATAATTTGTGAATGTGAGCAAGTGACTTGGGCAGAAGTCAAGGCTTCCATGCCTGCGGATCAGCCTTTTCATCTTGGTGATATCAGAAGAAGGACCAGACTGGGTATGGGACCATGCCAGGGAACGTATTGTCATAAACGGGCAGCAGCCCTTGCCGTTGAAGATGGATTGGCGTCAGCTGAAGAAGCTGAAACAGCAATTATGGAAGCACTGGAGAGTCGTAAAAAAGGCATGCAGATGGTTGATGATCCGGAAGCTCCAAAACAAAAAGAGGTAATGAATGCGATCTATCATATTTCACTGGGTATTCCTGAAGGAGGTAAAATCAATGTATGA
- a CDS encoding Na+/H+ antiporter family protein gives MNAVVVAVLVMIVLSLSRIHVVFALLAGAVAGGITAGFSVTETINVFTEGLGTNVSLALSYGLLGAFAISLNFTGLPDLMVRGAVKIVGRQGEDRKRSLTKVLILFLIAGVASLSQNLVPVHIAFIPVLIPPLLKVFNELFMDRRATATALTFGLKAPYILIPAGYGAIFHDTISDNMEASGLAIDPDLIPAALAIPVAGMLVGLLWAFLVSYRKPRTYENRDLAVSEPETERPVSKWGIITALIAIITVLTAQVLSDSMIFGVLTGLAILYVYFIVLHFKGIFTLQETDVLLTDGMKMLAFIGFVMIAAGGFAEVIRETGHVDSLVGWASEWIDGRQGIAAFVMLIIGLFITMGIGSSFATVPILAAIFVPLALSLGFSPMATIALIGTAGALGDAGSPASDSTLGPTAGLNADGQHNHIWDTVVPTFLHFNLPLIAFGWIAAMIL, from the coding sequence ATGAATGCTGTTGTTGTTGCTGTATTAGTCATGATTGTCTTAAGCTTATCAAGAATCCATGTTGTATTTGCTCTTTTGGCAGGTGCTGTTGCTGGAGGTATTACTGCCGGATTCTCTGTAACTGAAACGATCAACGTGTTTACCGAAGGACTTGGGACGAATGTGTCGTTGGCGCTGAGTTATGGTCTCTTAGGTGCATTTGCGATTTCATTAAACTTCACCGGTTTACCTGACCTTATGGTAAGGGGCGCAGTTAAAATTGTCGGAAGGCAGGGTGAAGACCGAAAGCGCTCGTTAACAAAAGTTTTGATTTTGTTTTTAATTGCAGGAGTTGCCTCTTTGTCACAAAATCTGGTGCCTGTACATATTGCTTTTATTCCGGTTCTGATCCCTCCACTTCTGAAAGTTTTTAATGAACTATTCATGGACAGACGGGCGACAGCAACTGCGCTGACATTTGGTCTGAAAGCTCCGTATATATTAATTCCGGCAGGATATGGAGCTATTTTCCATGACACGATCAGTGATAATATGGAAGCAAGCGGGCTGGCGATAGATCCTGATCTGATCCCGGCAGCTTTAGCAATTCCCGTAGCAGGAATGCTCGTGGGTCTCCTCTGGGCATTTCTTGTCAGCTACCGCAAACCTCGAACTTATGAGAACAGGGATCTTGCTGTGAGTGAACCTGAAACCGAAAGGCCCGTTTCAAAATGGGGGATTATTACAGCACTGATTGCAATTATTACTGTGTTGACAGCACAGGTGCTTAGTGATTCCATGATCTTTGGCGTATTGACAGGACTTGCGATTCTTTATGTTTACTTTATTGTGCTTCACTTTAAGGGTATCTTTACACTGCAGGAAACAGACGTGTTACTTACAGACGGGATGAAGATGCTCGCTTTTATCGGTTTTGTGATGATCGCAGCGGGGGGATTTGCAGAAGTCATCCGCGAAACTGGCCATGTCGACAGTCTTGTAGGATGGGCGAGTGAGTGGATTGATGGAAGACAGGGAATTGCAGCATTTGTCATGTTGATTATCGGCTTGTTCATTACAATGGGAATTGGATCATCATTTGCGACCGTACCGATCTTAGCCGCAATTTTTGTTCCTCTCGCACTGTCACTAGGGTTTTCTCCGATGGCAACAATTGCTTTGATTGGAACTGCGGGAGCACTGGGCGATGCAGGAAGCCCTGCTTCAGACAGCACTCTTGGACCGACCGCAGGATTAAATGCAGATGGACAGCATAATCACATTTGGGACACTGTGGTTCCTACTTTCCTTCACTTTAATTTACCGCTGATTGCTTTCGGTTGGATTGCAGCCATGATTTTGTAA
- a CDS encoding OsmC family protein, translated as MKTTTTWTGKMGFIGQNPSGHEVAMDAAEEIGGLNKGSRPTELLLQAVAGCTAIDIVSILNKMRIVPERFDTEVEAERAEEHPRKFTKIHIHYILEGDVPEKKLARAIRLSKDEYCSVSHSLSAEITASYSLNGKQGTMEV; from the coding sequence TTGAAAACAACGACAACATGGACGGGGAAAATGGGATTTATTGGACAAAACCCTTCGGGGCACGAGGTTGCAATGGATGCAGCTGAGGAAATTGGCGGCTTAAACAAGGGTTCACGTCCCACTGAGCTTCTTCTTCAAGCGGTCGCGGGCTGTACAGCAATCGATATTGTATCCATTTTGAATAAAATGCGGATTGTTCCAGAACGATTCGATACAGAGGTGGAAGCAGAGCGTGCAGAAGAACACCCGAGAAAATTCACAAAAATTCATATTCATTATATTTTGGAAGGAGATGTTCCTGAAAAAAAACTTGCACGAGCCATTCGCCTGTCAAAAGATGAATACTGTTCAGTATCTCATTCTTTGAGTGCGGAAATCACAGCAAGTTATTCATTAAATGGTAAACAAGGAACCATGGAAGTTTAA
- the pfkA gene encoding 6-phosphofructokinase: MKRIAVLTSGGDAPGMNAAIRSVVRASVYYQIEIYGVYRGYRGLIDGDIEPLYASSVADIIHKGGTFLKSARSEAFKEPKFRKQAADHLKAKGIDGLVVIGGDGSFIGAEKISEEGISTVAIPGTIDNDLAYTDESIGFDTSVNTVLDSISKIRDTSTSHEKPTIVEVMGRHCGDIALYSGIAGGAGTIIIPEEKTTTNEIIAKLNKDRQRGKLHHLILLAEGVQSAASLQEELKKQTGISARISVLGFIQRGGDPTSRDRILASRMGVKAVELLMDGHSNQAVGIHNNQVYHLPIQEALAITKPFDQEMYDLTKILSV, translated from the coding sequence ATGAAACGTATTGCTGTACTGACCAGCGGAGGGGATGCTCCTGGAATGAATGCTGCTATTCGTTCAGTTGTCCGCGCTTCCGTCTATTATCAAATCGAAATTTACGGAGTATATCGTGGTTATAGAGGTTTAATTGATGGCGATATTGAACCTCTTTATGCTTCATCTGTTGCAGATATCATCCACAAAGGGGGTACCTTTTTGAAATCTGCACGTTCGGAAGCATTTAAAGAACCGAAGTTCCGGAAACAAGCTGCTGATCATTTGAAAGCAAAGGGAATCGATGGTCTCGTCGTTATTGGTGGTGACGGTTCTTTTATTGGAGCCGAGAAAATCAGCGAAGAAGGCATTTCAACCGTTGCGATTCCTGGCACTATTGATAATGATCTGGCTTACACGGATGAGTCAATTGGTTTTGATACCTCTGTGAACACTGTTTTGGATTCTATTTCGAAAATCCGTGATACATCGACTTCTCATGAGAAACCGACTATTGTTGAAGTCATGGGCAGACATTGCGGGGATATTGCGCTGTATTCCGGCATTGCCGGTGGTGCAGGTACAATCATTATCCCAGAGGAAAAAACGACTACCAATGAAATTATTGCCAAGCTTAACAAGGACCGGCAACGTGGGAAGCTTCATCATCTGATTCTTCTGGCAGAAGGGGTACAGTCTGCAGCTTCTCTTCAGGAAGAATTAAAGAAACAAACCGGAATCAGTGCCAGAATCAGTGTCCTCGGTTTTATTCAGCGTGGCGGCGATCCCACCTCCAGAGACCGGATCCTGGCCAGCCGAATGGGGGTCAAAGCTGTTGAATTACTGATGGATGGCCATTCTAATCAGGCTGTAGGTATTCATAATAATCAGGTTTATCACTTGCCGATACAAGAGGCATTAGCCATAACGAAACCCTTTGATCAAGAAATGTATGACTTAACGAAAATTTTATCAGTCTGA
- a CDS encoding Na/Pi cotransporter family protein gives METAFLIIGGLGIFLFGIQLMTEGLKTMAGERLKELLSKFTGGVMRSIGSGALMTALLQSSSAMTFMTIGFVSAGLLTFTQSAGVIIGANLGSTSTGWIVSAIGFQINMTILSMPLIGAGVFLKLLTKDKLIGPSYAFIGFGLLFLGIDTLQAGMSGYAVGFDLSNFTGEGLLWTLILIMAGMIMTVLMQSSSAAVVTTITALHTGTIDFHEAALLVIGQNVGTTIKALIAAIGVSIPAKQTVTAHILFNLLTGLVAVMFLQLLIELVFLLSSWLRISDPAIQLALFHTVFNVTGVILILLIYPWFLKLVKFIIKDDASEISYSSYLDRSVTAVGPVATESAYRALHNMMKQTAEITADVILSGQLTQFNKKELQRIERGIANVEQFLSDLSGSEKPSSEAEYRRRVGMVHIIDHIQRLIKNLYVSNRHQNELQDPLLHELTTNVAENAKAISLVTAFEHESIVTDTEANAHYLAEKRKELRQVMFEKAAVEEERVEKGIDLIQGIQWIDRIQYHMWRAVHHLSVNK, from the coding sequence ATGGAAACTGCTTTTTTAATCATTGGCGGCCTCGGCATTTTCCTGTTTGGTATACAACTGATGACTGAGGGATTAAAAACAATGGCCGGAGAGAGGCTGAAAGAATTATTAAGTAAATTCACCGGCGGCGTAATGCGCTCGATCGGTTCTGGTGCGTTAATGACCGCATTGCTTCAATCTTCTAGCGCCATGACCTTCATGACGATTGGCTTCGTCAGTGCCGGTTTACTGACTTTCACCCAATCTGCAGGAGTCATCATAGGAGCCAATTTAGGCAGCACAAGTACGGGGTGGATTGTTTCTGCAATAGGTTTTCAAATCAATATGACAATATTATCGATGCCGTTGATTGGTGCAGGTGTTTTCTTGAAACTGCTCACTAAAGACAAATTAATAGGACCCAGCTATGCATTTATTGGTTTTGGTCTCTTGTTTCTGGGAATCGATACGCTTCAAGCCGGGATGAGCGGATATGCTGTTGGATTTGATTTAAGCAATTTCACAGGGGAAGGACTACTCTGGACTCTTATACTAATTATGGCGGGCATGATCATGACGGTGCTGATGCAATCTTCAAGTGCTGCGGTGGTAACGACGATCACTGCTCTTCACACCGGAACCATTGATTTTCATGAGGCGGCTCTCCTGGTAATTGGTCAAAATGTGGGAACTACCATTAAAGCATTAATTGCAGCCATCGGCGTATCCATACCAGCAAAACAGACCGTGACCGCTCATATTTTATTTAATTTACTGACAGGTCTGGTAGCCGTTATGTTTTTACAACTATTAATTGAGTTGGTTTTCCTTCTCTCTTCATGGTTGAGAATCAGTGACCCTGCAATTCAACTGGCGTTATTTCACACTGTTTTTAATGTAACAGGAGTAATTCTGATATTACTTATTTATCCTTGGTTTTTGAAACTTGTGAAATTCATTATAAAAGATGATGCATCAGAAATATCTTACAGCAGTTATCTCGACCGCAGTGTCACTGCGGTAGGTCCAGTTGCAACGGAATCTGCTTACCGTGCTTTGCATAACATGATGAAGCAGACAGCTGAAATCACTGCTGATGTGATTCTTTCAGGTCAACTTACTCAATTTAATAAAAAAGAATTACAACGCATCGAACGAGGCATAGCGAATGTGGAGCAGTTTTTATCTGACTTGTCAGGGTCAGAAAAACCATCCAGTGAGGCCGAGTATCGGCGAAGAGTCGGGATGGTTCATATTATTGATCACATCCAGCGACTTATCAAGAATCTTTACGTATCAAATCGTCATCAGAATGAGCTCCAGGACCCTTTATTACATGAATTAACCACGAACGTTGCAGAGAATGCCAAAGCTATCAGTTTGGTGACGGCATTCGAACACGAATCGATTGTGACAGATACAGAAGCCAATGCACATTATCTGGCTGAAAAACGGAAAGAGTTAAGGCAAGTCATGTTCGAGAAAGCAGCCGTTGAGGAAGAGCGTGTAGAGAAGGGCATCGATCTGATCCAGGGCATTCAATGGATTGACCGGATCCAATACCATATGTGGCGGGCTGTTCACCATTTATCAGTCAATAAGTAA
- a CDS encoding anaerobic glycerol-3-phosphate dehydrogenase subunit C — MQKLYDMTFNPCLKCNACTVQCPVSSVTGDFGGPKHLGPELARFTAQQEPVIDPAIDLCTLCGTCDITCPEGVPVSELTANLKAARAEADGTKFRDLVLSHAEYVGMAASAFAPVTNVVMKFKPARFVMEKVMGMERERQFPLYSFNHFKKQYKKKEATTDRKVAYFSGCYATYNNPDIGVAMVDVMRANDIEVAMPDQKCCGVPMFANGRMEQGKKNANYNIKSLLSYVDDGYDIVMTCTSCSMAVKKEYLHYIGTEDAERLADSVYDADEYLRHLDQAGEFNRELGELNMSAAYYAPCHMKGQSMGTPALDVLEHIPGYSMSDSAADCCGQCGTFGFKKEKYSYSMKMGRKMQEAIEEMGRDVTVTECGMCKNQLDQLTEKETYHPMQILKMSYEKAVKV; from the coding sequence GTGCAGAAACTGTATGATATGACATTCAACCCTTGTTTAAAATGTAATGCCTGTACGGTTCAGTGTCCGGTGTCGAGTGTTACAGGCGATTTCGGAGGTCCGAAACACCTGGGACCGGAGCTTGCCAGATTCACTGCTCAACAGGAGCCCGTCATTGATCCGGCAATCGATCTTTGCACTTTATGCGGTACATGTGACATCACTTGTCCAGAGGGGGTTCCGGTATCTGAATTGACAGCAAATTTGAAAGCAGCACGAGCGGAAGCTGACGGCACTAAATTCCGCGATCTTGTCCTGAGTCATGCTGAATACGTCGGAATGGCCGCCAGTGCATTTGCACCAGTAACGAATGTTGTCATGAAATTCAAACCCGCCCGATTCGTCATGGAAAAAGTCATGGGAATGGAGCGCGAGAGACAATTTCCACTTTATTCCTTTAATCATTTCAAAAAACAGTACAAGAAAAAGGAAGCGACAACTGATCGTAAGGTGGCTTATTTTTCCGGATGCTATGCCACATACAACAATCCTGACATCGGAGTGGCAATGGTGGATGTGATGAGAGCAAACGATATCGAAGTCGCGATGCCGGACCAAAAATGCTGCGGGGTTCCGATGTTTGCAAACGGTCGTATGGAACAGGGGAAAAAGAATGCCAATTATAATATCAAATCACTTTTATCCTATGTGGATGATGGCTACGACATCGTCATGACCTGCACGAGCTGCAGTATGGCTGTGAAAAAAGAATATCTTCACTACATCGGTACTGAGGATGCTGAAAGGCTTGCTGATTCAGTCTATGATGCGGATGAATATTTAAGACATCTTGATCAGGCAGGAGAATTCAATCGGGAATTGGGGGAACTGAATATGAGTGCTGCCTATTATGCCCCTTGTCATATGAAAGGACAAAGTATGGGCACCCCCGCACTTGATGTGCTTGAGCACATACCGGGCTACAGCATGTCTGATTCAGCAGCTGACTGCTGCGGTCAATGTGGTACATTCGGTTTCAAAAAAGAAAAATATTCCTATTCCATGAAAATGGGACGAAAAATGCAAGAAGCCATAGAGGAAATGGGAAGAGACGTTACCGTGACAGAATGCGGAATGTGTAAAAATCAACTTGATCAATTGACTGAAAAAGAGACGTACCATCCGATGCAAATTCTGAAAATGTCTTACGAAAAAGCAGTCAAAGTATAA
- a CDS encoding Gfo/Idh/MocA family protein, protein MADKKVRFGILSTAKIAEKQLVPALKEAVNAELTAVASQSGKEKEAAQRWGAPFHYDDYRTLLKDPDIDAVYIPLPNSLHQKWAIEAMKNGKHVLLEKPAALNSDDIIAISSTAKEYNVQWMEAFMYQFHPQHTYVKKLIQDGEIGKIKRFRSHFSFPMDLTSDNIRLNKELGGGALFDVGCYCVHASRDLLDEEPLKVFSNARKLTEDGVDISSTSILTFEEADAVIDCSFDEPPSNYYEVIGTKGKIEVLHAFRPDENPDQGEGIVILKDLNNQIVNEKRLGGNPYTLQVEHFADCVLQDKEPRYNGEKSYNNMKVIEALYRSQG, encoded by the coding sequence TTGGCAGATAAAAAAGTACGATTCGGAATACTCAGTACTGCAAAGATTGCTGAAAAGCAACTTGTCCCTGCATTGAAAGAAGCTGTAAACGCAGAATTAACAGCTGTGGCGAGTCAAAGTGGAAAAGAAAAAGAAGCGGCACAAAGATGGGGAGCCCCTTTTCATTATGATGATTACCGGACTCTTCTGAAGGATCCGGACATCGATGCAGTGTATATTCCACTTCCGAACTCACTGCATCAGAAATGGGCTATCGAGGCAATGAAAAATGGCAAACATGTTTTGCTGGAAAAACCGGCAGCCTTGAACAGTGATGATATCATTGCGATCAGTTCAACGGCTAAAGAGTATAATGTACAATGGATGGAAGCCTTTATGTATCAATTCCACCCTCAGCATACGTACGTCAAAAAGCTGATTCAAGACGGCGAAATTGGAAAAATCAAACGGTTCCGATCCCATTTCAGCTTTCCTATGGATCTCACTTCCGACAATATCCGTTTGAATAAAGAGCTGGGCGGGGGCGCATTATTCGATGTGGGCTGCTATTGTGTTCACGCATCCAGGGACCTTCTCGACGAAGAACCCTTAAAAGTATTCTCCAATGCCAGAAAACTGACTGAGGATGGCGTCGATATTTCGTCAACTTCCATTCTTACATTTGAAGAAGCCGATGCTGTGATTGATTGCAGCTTTGATGAACCTCCTTCCAATTATTATGAAGTTATTGGAACAAAAGGAAAAATTGAAGTGCTTCACGCATTCAGACCTGATGAAAACCCCGATCAAGGTGAAGGCATTGTCATATTGAAGGACTTAAACAATCAGATAGTGAATGAAAAACGGCTCGGTGGAAACCCATATACACTTCAAGTTGAACATTTTGCTGATTGTGTGCTTCAAGATAAAGAACCGCGCTATAATGGCGAAAAATCCTATAACAATATGAAAGTTATTGAAGCACTTTATCGTTCTCAAGGGTAA
- a CDS encoding FAD-binding protein translates to MYDTVVIGQGLTGLLTAIYANQYGQKTALVAKGTGKLLQSTGVMDFIPGKQADIRQWAEHVNYTVNTDGLQSAVNSFQFLMEEIHLPYEGSLSENVPLLTGAGYLKWTTLYPAAMKPVPAKGSVVIVGFDELTDFVPEYVKANLALERPNLTIHTIRLEKKVSTVRPVSQVDIAYRMDDAYERTQLLSELKVRITADCNDKVDLIVFPSILGIRQHATVLKETESALNTPVTEAPGLPPNASALRLFQGLRQHAIRSGVRFYENSEVTGFDVQQDKVFGIQTQANGKTHQITGKSFISAGGHRSLLETVEGESRNDLKNYWNAGVFPDEVPLQYGLIGGMYAILESAHTTSNMNRSLKGSETSAETV, encoded by the coding sequence ATGTATGATACAGTGGTCATCGGTCAGGGACTTACCGGCCTTTTAACAGCGATCTACGCTAATCAGTATGGTCAGAAAACTGCCTTGGTAGCCAAAGGAACCGGCAAATTACTGCAGTCAACCGGCGTCATGGATTTCATTCCAGGAAAGCAGGCGGATATCCGTCAGTGGGCGGAGCACGTGAATTATACGGTGAATACAGACGGTCTTCAATCAGCTGTAAACAGCTTCCAATTTTTGATGGAAGAGATCCATCTGCCGTATGAAGGCAGTCTTTCTGAGAACGTTCCACTATTAACAGGGGCCGGCTATCTGAAATGGACAACGCTTTATCCCGCAGCGATGAAACCGGTCCCGGCGAAAGGATCGGTCGTCATTGTCGGGTTTGATGAATTAACAGACTTTGTTCCTGAATATGTAAAAGCCAATTTGGCCTTAGAACGACCAAATCTTACTATTCATACAATTCGATTGGAAAAGAAGGTATCGACTGTAAGACCTGTTTCTCAGGTGGATATCGCATATCGCATGGATGATGCATACGAAAGAACACAACTCTTATCTGAATTAAAGGTGCGAATCACTGCTGACTGTAATGACAAAGTCGATTTGATTGTATTTCCTTCCATTCTTGGAATTCGTCAACACGCCACTGTTCTCAAAGAAACGGAATCGGCCTTGAACACACCAGTTACAGAAGCTCCAGGACTTCCACCGAATGCATCCGCATTGAGGTTGTTTCAAGGACTTAGGCAACATGCAATTCGTTCCGGTGTGCGCTTTTATGAAAACAGCGAAGTCACAGGTTTTGATGTGCAACAGGACAAGGTATTCGGTATTCAAACCCAGGCGAATGGTAAAACCCATCAAATTACCGGCAAATCCTTCATCTCTGCAGGAGGTCATCGTTCACTTCTGGAAACAGTGGAAGGCGAAAGCAGGAATGACTTGAAAAACTACTGGAATGCCGGTGTCTTTCCAGACGAAGTGCCGCTGCAATATGGATTGATCGGTGGCATGTACGCCATTCTTGAAAGTGCCCATACAACCAGCAATATGAATCGCTCTTTGAAAGGAAGTGAAACCAGTGCAGAAACTGTATGA
- a CDS encoding flagellar basal body-associated FliL family protein, protein MVNGVEDSKEQAAEPKKKKMSSKQRMMAFVSPIVGVTMVSLLFFMLFGEDNFFASDDVRERTYSTEERIYMMGDGNIVRAEFAIEVTNEEARTSLINGRKVIDWILSNAISEFDLERISGKSGKEALENEIKGTINRQFPSLQIERVYITSLVIT, encoded by the coding sequence GTGGTGAATGGTGTGGAAGATTCGAAAGAACAGGCAGCAGAACCAAAAAAGAAAAAAATGTCGTCAAAACAGCGGATGATGGCTTTCGTTTCACCTATTGTAGGTGTGACGATGGTGTCGCTATTGTTCTTTATGCTTTTTGGAGAAGATAATTTTTTCGCGTCAGATGATGTACGTGAGCGAACGTACAGCACGGAAGAGCGTATTTATATGATGGGTGACGGCAATATCGTGAGGGCAGAATTTGCGATCGAAGTCACCAATGAAGAGGCTCGGACATCGTTGATCAATGGACGAAAAGTGATCGATTGGATACTATCCAACGCTATTTCGGAATTCGATCTTGAACGCATCAGTGGCAAATCCGGAAAAGAAGCTTTGGAAAATGAGATAAAAGGAACGATAAACCGTCAGTTTCCAAGCCTGCAAATCGAAAGAGTGTATATCACAAGTTTAGTGATCACATAG